A genomic region of Chlorobaculum parvum NCIB 8327 contains the following coding sequences:
- a CDS encoding SDR family NAD(P)-dependent oxidoreductase, giving the protein MPNSGKKVCFMTGASGKLGAEIALAVAGQGYSIFFTWGHSEEKAKETLEKVRWVSPESQMVQCDVSKVDEIEQAFTAFSDHFDRLDLLITSASNFYRTNLLEVSEQDWDSLIDTNLKGTFFTMQAAARIMTKQPFVSRIITMTDISAGMVWRNYAPYTVSKSGIQHLTRIFARETAPNILVNSIAPGTISAYPIRADEPEANLLDKIPLQRFGDPMDIVGAIRFLMESEYITGQIINVDGGRLLY; this is encoded by the coding sequence ATGCCAAATTCAGGAAAAAAAGTCTGTTTCATGACCGGCGCCTCCGGCAAGCTCGGCGCGGAGATCGCTCTGGCTGTTGCCGGACAAGGGTATTCGATTTTTTTCACCTGGGGCCATTCAGAAGAGAAGGCTAAAGAAACACTGGAAAAAGTCAGGTGGGTAAGCCCGGAATCACAGATGGTGCAGTGCGACGTGTCGAAAGTGGATGAAATCGAACAGGCTTTTACTGCCTTCAGCGACCACTTCGACCGCCTCGACCTGCTCATCACCAGCGCGTCGAACTTCTACCGCACCAACCTCCTCGAAGTAAGCGAGCAGGACTGGGACAGCCTGATCGACACCAACCTCAAAGGCACCTTCTTCACGATGCAGGCGGCTGCCCGGATCATGACGAAGCAGCCGTTCGTCTCGCGCATCATCACCATGACCGATATTTCAGCCGGCATGGTGTGGAGGAATTATGCGCCCTACACGGTCTCGAAATCTGGCATCCAGCATCTGACGAGAATCTTCGCACGAGAGACCGCGCCGAACATTCTGGTGAACTCCATCGCGCCGGGCACCATTTCCGCCTACCCCATCCGGGCGGATGAGCCGGAAGCCAACCTGCTCGACAAAATCCCCTTGCAGCGCTTCGGCGACCCGATGGACATCGTCGGTGCGATCCGTTTCCTGATGGAGAGCGAATACATCACCGGTCAGATCATCAACGTTGACGGCGGCCGGTTGCTCTATTGA
- a CDS encoding TOBE domain-containing protein: MNISARNIFKGTITSIAKGAVNAEVTISLTSGAPIVSTVTIGAVERLGLKKGMEASAIIKASTIILGTDLHDAKVSARNILCGTITRLIDGPVSCEVDLEIGGGETLSAVITHGSAKNLGLAEGGHACAIFKASSVIIGVE, encoded by the coding sequence ATGAACATCAGCGCACGTAACATCTTCAAGGGCACCATCACCTCCATCGCCAAAGGCGCGGTCAATGCCGAAGTGACCATCTCCCTTACCAGCGGTGCCCCGATTGTTTCGACCGTCACCATCGGTGCTGTCGAGCGGCTCGGCCTCAAGAAGGGTATGGAAGCCAGCGCAATTATCAAGGCCAGCACGATCATTCTCGGCACCGACCTGCACGATGCGAAGGTGAGCGCCCGGAACATCCTCTGCGGCACCATCACCCGCCTGATCGACGGGCCGGTGAGCTGCGAAGTCGATCTTGAAATCGGCGGCGGCGAGACGCTTTCGGCAGTCATCACGCACGGCAGCGCGAAGAATCTCGGCCTTGCCGAAGGCGGACACGCCTGCGCCATCTTCAAAGCATCCAGCGTGATTATCGGCGTGGAGTAA
- a CDS encoding MIP/aquaporin family protein — protein MKKNLFIAEAIGTFALVFAGCGAIVVNESFGGALGHLGVSTVFGLVVMAMIYSVGNVSGAHLNPAVTLGFVFAGRLDKRSIPGYIGSQLIGALAAAAALRLLFPESATLGSTLPGIDLARAFIVEVLLSFVLMFVILNVSTGHMEKGIMAGVAVGGTIALEALVGGPLTGASMNPARSLAPALLSGNLSSIWLYLTAPVVGTWLAHPTCRWIQGPNCCVLKPEGESSEADCNDKSCG, from the coding sequence ATGAAAAAAAATCTGTTTATCGCCGAAGCAATCGGAACCTTCGCGCTGGTGTTTGCCGGATGCGGAGCCATTGTGGTCAACGAAAGTTTCGGGGGAGCGCTCGGGCACCTGGGGGTTTCCACCGTTTTCGGGCTGGTGGTGATGGCCATGATCTATTCGGTCGGGAACGTTTCTGGCGCGCATCTGAACCCTGCGGTGACGCTCGGCTTCGTGTTCGCAGGCCGTCTGGACAAGCGAAGCATTCCGGGGTACATCGGTAGCCAGCTTATCGGGGCTCTTGCCGCAGCCGCCGCACTGCGCCTGCTTTTTCCGGAGAGCGCCACGCTGGGGTCTACGTTGCCGGGAATTGATCTTGCTCGCGCATTCATCGTCGAGGTGCTGCTTTCGTTTGTGCTGATGTTCGTCATTCTGAACGTCTCAACGGGCCACATGGAGAAGGGCATCATGGCGGGTGTAGCTGTTGGCGGCACTATTGCGCTCGAAGCGCTGGTCGGCGGCCCGCTCACCGGAGCGTCGATGAACCCTGCCCGTTCGCTCGCCCCGGCGCTGCTGTCCGGTAACCTGTCGTCGATCTGGCTTTACCTGACCGCTCCCGTTGTGGGAACCTGGCTTGCCCATCCGACCTGCCGATGGATCCAGGGCCCGAACTGCTGTGTTTTGAAGCCGGAGGGTGAATCGTCGGAGGCTGATTGCAACGATAAGTCGTGCGGGTGA
- the modC gene encoding molybdenum ABC transporter ATP-binding protein codes for MKLKIDIEKRQGDFSLKVKTELSGERVGIFGASGSGKSTLIHLISGLTKPDNGRIELDGDCLFDSTKGIDLSPEKRRIAIVFQQATLFPHLSVKSNLLYGYKRCKPSERRIDLEAVMKALNLEHLVERGVNKLSGGEKQRVALGRAVLANPRLLVMDEPLSALDDSLRYQIIPYLRSVSEEFGIPCLFISHSLTEMRLMTEQVMVIKQGQLDQITTPNKLARANMALSPHGYLNLLRLSNPSVREGLHHYPWGDQELIISDGRKDGASLFELSSRDIILFKNHPEAISARNLLECNVMELFDADGRKGVVLESDGKTLVAEIVRAAAEELGINPGTTVFAAIKASAFRKLG; via the coding sequence GTGAAGCTCAAAATCGACATAGAGAAGCGGCAGGGCGACTTTTCGCTCAAGGTCAAGACCGAACTTTCCGGCGAACGGGTGGGCATTTTCGGCGCATCGGGCAGCGGCAAATCGACGCTGATTCACCTGATTTCCGGATTAACGAAGCCCGACAACGGGCGGATTGAACTTGACGGCGACTGCCTGTTCGACAGCACAAAAGGGATCGACCTGTCGCCCGAAAAGCGGCGCATCGCCATCGTCTTCCAGCAGGCGACGCTTTTTCCACACCTCAGCGTAAAATCAAATCTGCTCTACGGTTACAAGCGCTGCAAGCCATCAGAACGGCGTATCGACCTCGAAGCAGTCATGAAAGCGCTCAATCTGGAGCACCTCGTCGAACGCGGGGTCAACAAGCTCTCCGGCGGCGAAAAGCAGCGCGTGGCGCTCGGGCGGGCGGTGCTGGCCAATCCGCGCCTGCTCGTCATGGACGAACCGCTCTCGGCGCTCGACGACTCGCTGCGCTACCAGATCATCCCCTACCTGCGCAGCGTCAGCGAAGAGTTCGGCATTCCGTGCCTCTTCATCTCGCACTCGCTCACCGAAATGCGCCTGATGACCGAGCAGGTGATGGTCATCAAACAGGGCCAGCTCGACCAGATCACGACGCCGAACAAACTCGCACGCGCCAACATGGCGCTCAGCCCCCACGGCTACCTCAACCTCCTGCGCCTCAGCAATCCGTCCGTGCGCGAAGGACTCCACCATTACCCCTGGGGCGATCAGGAACTGATTATTTCGGATGGACGGAAGGATGGCGCATCGCTTTTCGAACTGTCATCGCGCGACATCATCCTCTTCAAAAATCACCCCGAAGCCATCAGCGCCCGCAACCTGCTCGAATGCAACGTCATGGAACTCTTCGACGCCGACGGACGCAAGGGCGTCGTGCTCGAATCGGACGGCAAAACCCTCGTCGCCGAAATAGTCCGCGCCGCCGCCGAAGAGCTGGGCATCAATCCCGGCACGACGGTTTTTGCGGCGATTAAAGCGTCCGCTTTCAGAAAGTTGGGGTGA
- the modB gene encoding molybdate ABC transporter permease subunit, with protein MNLTPDDLTAIALSMKIAVTATVISLPFGFATAWLMVFKPFRGKVLLEVLVNLPLTLPPVVIGYFLLLMLGRNGWIGQALSSVGIELVFTWKAAVIASATVGFPLLVRSIRLGMESIDRQLLEASRSLGAPWYDTLATVILPLSLRGMVAGSSLMFARSLGEFGATIIVAGNIPGLTQTIPLAIYDYASSPAGTSMALSLCLVSVALSVSVLFVHEVLGKKLEHGGQA; from the coding sequence ATGAACCTCACTCCGGACGACCTTACAGCCATCGCGCTGTCGATGAAAATCGCCGTCACCGCAACGGTGATTTCGCTGCCGTTCGGCTTCGCGACGGCGTGGCTGATGGTCTTCAAGCCGTTCCGGGGCAAGGTGCTGCTCGAAGTGCTGGTGAACCTGCCGCTCACCCTGCCGCCGGTGGTGATCGGCTACTTCCTCTTGCTCATGCTCGGGCGCAACGGCTGGATTGGCCAGGCGCTCTCGTCAGTCGGCATCGAGCTGGTCTTCACCTGGAAAGCCGCCGTCATCGCCTCGGCTACCGTAGGTTTTCCGCTGCTGGTGCGCTCCATCCGGCTCGGCATGGAGTCGATCGACCGCCAGCTCCTCGAAGCCTCCCGAAGCCTCGGCGCGCCATGGTACGACACGCTCGCAACGGTCATCCTGCCGCTCTCGCTGCGCGGCATGGTGGCCGGATCGTCGCTCATGTTCGCCCGCAGCCTCGGCGAATTCGGCGCGACCATCATCGTCGCGGGCAACATCCCCGGCCTCACCCAAACGATTCCGCTCGCCATCTACGACTACGCCAGCTCACCGGCAGGCACCTCGATGGCCCTGTCGCTCTGCCTGGTCTCGGTTGCGCTGTCGGTATCGGTACTTTTCGTGCATGAGGTGCTCGGCAAAAAGCTCGAACACGGGGGGCAGGCGTGA
- the modA gene encoding molybdate ABC transporter substrate-binding protein: MKQLLHTITTALLAIMLTATSALAGQVNLSAAASMKDALNEITAAYEATHPDTTFRKNYAASGALAGQIEQGAPADLFISANVKWMEYLKKQRLVELSSVRTFAFNELVFAGTTAKKVTGMNDLPKLGKIGIGSPKSVPAGEYAMQAIVKSGLQQKLAGKLIMAKDVRESLMYAELGEVDGSFVYRTDALLAQQAKILFVVPGKLYPQISYPMALTVTGAKKTNAKSFYAWLKGNEAQTILKKYGFSVK; the protein is encoded by the coding sequence ATGAAGCAGCTCCTCCACACGATCACGACCGCACTCTTGGCGATCATGCTGACCGCAACCAGCGCGCTGGCCGGGCAAGTCAACCTTTCCGCGGCTGCAAGCATGAAAGATGCACTCAACGAGATCACCGCTGCTTATGAGGCCACACATCCCGACACGACCTTCCGCAAAAACTATGCGGCTTCGGGAGCACTGGCGGGGCAGATCGAGCAGGGTGCTCCTGCCGATCTGTTCATTTCGGCCAACGTGAAGTGGATGGAGTATCTGAAAAAACAGCGACTGGTTGAGCTGTCGAGCGTGCGCACCTTCGCCTTCAATGAGCTGGTCTTTGCCGGAACGACCGCAAAGAAAGTCACCGGCATGAACGACCTGCCGAAGCTCGGCAAGATCGGCATCGGCAGCCCGAAAAGCGTGCCCGCCGGAGAGTACGCGATGCAGGCCATCGTAAAATCGGGCCTCCAGCAGAAGCTCGCGGGCAAGCTCATCATGGCCAAGGATGTGCGCGAAAGCCTGATGTACGCTGAACTCGGTGAGGTTGATGGCTCATTCGTCTATCGCACCGACGCGCTACTTGCGCAACAAGCGAAAATTCTGTTCGTCGTGCCCGGCAAGCTCTATCCGCAGATCAGCTACCCGATGGCGTTAACGGTAACCGGCGCAAAGAAAACTAATGCAAAAAGCTTTTACGCCTGGCTGAAGGGCAATGAGGCTCAAACGATTTTGAAAAAGTACGGCTTCTCAGTGAAGTAA
- the modD gene encoding ModD protein, whose protein sequence is MYYPIPDSEIDQFIEEDVPYGDLTTTLLGFGLTPGEITFTTRERTVVCCTEEAGKVLAKCGATVLDSIPSGTLVEPGTMILTAEGPAAALHAAWKVALNLLEYASGIATRTGTIVERARAANPGVNVVTTRKSFPGTKKIAIKAILAGGAFPHRLGLSESILVFTQHTAFIGGLDGFLAMIPELQQKTPEQKILVEADSAEEALRIAKAGADVVQVDKMPVDELTALVQEIRTTCPGVAVSAAGGINPENAAAYAATGIDIIVMSSVYFGKPSDIKAVIGPK, encoded by the coding sequence ATGTACTACCCGATCCCCGACAGCGAAATCGACCAATTCATTGAAGAAGACGTCCCCTATGGCGACCTCACCACTACCCTGCTCGGCTTCGGCCTGACGCCGGGCGAGATCACCTTCACGACCCGCGAGCGCACGGTGGTCTGCTGCACTGAAGAGGCTGGTAAGGTGCTCGCGAAATGCGGAGCAACCGTGCTCGACTCCATACCTTCGGGAACACTGGTCGAACCCGGCACGATGATCCTGACAGCCGAAGGCCCGGCAGCCGCTCTGCACGCCGCCTGGAAAGTGGCGCTGAACCTGCTCGAATACGCTTCCGGCATCGCGACTCGTACCGGCACCATCGTCGAGCGGGCACGCGCGGCCAATCCGGGCGTCAACGTCGTCACGACCCGCAAGTCCTTCCCCGGCACCAAGAAAATCGCCATCAAGGCAATCCTCGCTGGCGGCGCGTTTCCGCACAGGCTCGGGCTGTCGGAGTCGATTTTGGTCTTCACCCAGCACACAGCCTTTATTGGTGGCCTCGACGGATTCCTTGCGATGATCCCTGAGCTGCAACAAAAGACACCCGAGCAGAAAATCCTCGTCGAAGCGGACAGCGCCGAAGAGGCGCTCCGGATCGCCAAAGCCGGGGCCGATGTGGTACAGGTGGACAAGATGCCGGTTGACGAGTTGACCGCACTGGTGCAGGAGATCCGCACAACATGCCCCGGCGTGGCGGTGTCCGCTGCGGGAGGAATTAACCCGGAGAACGCTGCTGCCTACGCCGCAACCGGCATCGACATCATCGTCATGTCGTCGGTCTATTTCGGCAAACCGTCGGATATCAAGGCAGTCATCGGCCCCAAATAA
- a CDS encoding ArsR/SmtB family transcription factor translates to MQRTSMPLSYTQEEEALAAIAKALAHPVRIRILKLLAGHACCFTGELTGLIPMAQSTISQHLKALKEAELIQGEISPPKVKYCINRERWEQAKELFGAFFDFEGDGGCCS, encoded by the coding sequence ATGCAGAGAACATCGATGCCATTGAGCTACACCCAAGAGGAGGAGGCTTTGGCTGCAATTGCCAAGGCGCTGGCTCATCCGGTGCGGATCAGAATTCTGAAGCTGCTGGCAGGCCATGCTTGCTGCTTTACCGGCGAACTGACCGGGCTGATTCCGATGGCGCAGTCCACCATCTCCCAGCACCTGAAGGCGCTCAAGGAGGCTGAATTGATTCAGGGTGAAATCAGTCCGCCGAAGGTGAAGTACTGTATCAACCGGGAGCGGTGGGAACAGGCAAAAGAGCTGTTCGGGGCGTTTTTCGATTTTGAGGGTGACGGTGGTTGCTGCAGCTGA
- a CDS encoding thioredoxin family protein yields MKQVKILGTGCAKCNQLADAVKAVIASEGIDADVQKVEDIQEIVSYGVMSTPGLVVDGVVVCSGKVPSSDELRVMLAAAPKSSGCCGGHGGSCCS; encoded by the coding sequence ATGAAACAGGTTAAAATTCTTGGTACCGGTTGCGCCAAATGCAACCAGCTCGCCGATGCCGTCAAAGCGGTGATTGCGTCCGAGGGCATCGACGCCGATGTGCAGAAGGTTGAGGACATTCAGGAGATCGTGTCGTACGGCGTGATGTCCACTCCCGGCCTCGTGGTCGATGGCGTGGTGGTGTGCAGCGGCAAAGTGCCGTCCAGCGATGAGCTTCGCGTGATGCTTGCCGCTGCTCCGAAGTCTTCGGGCTGCTGCGGTGGACATGGTGGAAGCTGCTGCTCCTGA
- a CDS encoding permease, whose protein sequence is MSNADKHSSGALRTSTPAWLAGVVAAVVLWVPLYLNLETGADLVVGAFGLSRSTAFGEALHFFLYEVPKVLMLLLAVVFAMGVVHTFISPERTRALLSGRRLGVGNAMAALLGIVTPFCSCSAVPLFIGFLQAGVPLGVTFSFLISAPMVNEIALGLLFGLFGWRIALLYMAMGLLVAITAGMVIGRLGMERHLEEWVRKLQNSAVGDSFEQGELTWPKRFEEGLRHVREIVGRVWLYIVAGVALGAGIHGYVPQDFMASLMGKSEWWSVPAAVLLGVPMYSNAAGIVPVVEALIGKGAALGTVMAFMMSVIALSAPEMLILRKVLRPTLIAVFASVVAAGILAVGYVFNLVL, encoded by the coding sequence ATGAGCAACGCTGATAAGCATAGCTCCGGAGCCCTGCGCACTTCGACCCCGGCATGGCTTGCCGGGGTGGTTGCGGCTGTGGTGCTTTGGGTTCCGCTTTATCTCAATCTCGAAACAGGTGCCGATCTTGTGGTCGGCGCTTTCGGGTTGAGCCGCAGCACGGCGTTCGGTGAGGCGCTGCACTTTTTCCTCTATGAAGTGCCGAAGGTTTTGATGCTGCTGCTTGCCGTCGTTTTTGCGATGGGGGTGGTGCACACGTTCATCTCGCCGGAACGCACGAGGGCGCTGCTTTCGGGCCGTCGACTCGGCGTCGGCAACGCGATGGCCGCTTTGCTTGGTATCGTGACGCCTTTCTGTTCCTGCTCTGCGGTGCCACTCTTCATCGGTTTTTTGCAGGCGGGCGTGCCGCTCGGCGTTACCTTCTCCTTCCTCATCTCCGCGCCGATGGTCAACGAGATTGCCCTCGGCTTGCTGTTCGGCCTGTTCGGCTGGCGGATCGCCTTGCTTTACATGGCGATGGGGCTGCTCGTGGCGATCACCGCCGGTATGGTGATCGGGCGGCTCGGCATGGAGCGCCATCTCGAAGAGTGGGTCCGCAAGCTCCAGAACAGCGCGGTTGGCGATTCGTTCGAGCAGGGCGAGCTCACCTGGCCGAAGCGCTTCGAGGAGGGGCTGCGCCACGTGCGTGAAATCGTTGGGCGCGTGTGGCTTTACATCGTGGCTGGCGTGGCGCTCGGGGCGGGCATTCACGGCTACGTGCCGCAGGATTTCATGGCTTCGCTGATGGGCAAGAGCGAGTGGTGGAGCGTTCCTGCTGCGGTGCTGCTCGGTGTGCCGATGTACTCCAATGCGGCGGGCATCGTGCCGGTGGTCGAAGCGCTGATTGGCAAAGGCGCTGCGCTTGGCACCGTGATGGCCTTCATGATGAGCGTCATCGCGCTCTCGGCGCCCGAAATGCTCATCCTTCGCAAAGTGCTCCGCCCGACGCTCATCGCAGTGTTCGCCAGCGTCGTTGCAGCGGGAATCCTTGCGGTTGGGTATGTGTTCAATCTGGTGTTATAA
- a CDS encoding arsenate reductase ArsC, with protein sequence MSNQSILILCTGNSCRSQMAEGFLKAYDPSLEVHSAGTRPSEMVHPLAVQVMKEVGIDLSSHRPKSLNAFLDRPFDYVITVCDNAKESCPIFTGKVGQRLHLGFDDPAEATGSEQEVLAVFRRVRDEIAARFRQFFDENLRRG encoded by the coding sequence ATGTCCAATCAATCCATCCTGATTCTCTGCACCGGCAACTCGTGCCGCAGCCAGATGGCCGAGGGGTTTTTGAAAGCGTATGATCCTTCTCTTGAAGTACATTCGGCGGGCACTCGTCCTTCAGAAATGGTGCATCCGCTTGCCGTACAGGTCATGAAAGAGGTGGGGATCGACCTGTCATCGCATCGCCCGAAAAGTCTGAACGCTTTTCTCGATCGTCCGTTCGATTACGTTATCACGGTGTGCGACAACGCCAAAGAGTCGTGCCCGATCTTTACCGGCAAGGTGGGGCAGCGGTTGCATCTCGGTTTCGACGATCCGGCGGAGGCGACCGGTTCCGAGCAGGAGGTGCTGGCAGTATTCCGGCGGGTGCGGGACGAAATCGCTGCACGCTTCCGGCAATTTTTTGACGAAAATCTTCGTCGGGGCTAA
- a CDS encoding ABC transporter ATP-binding protein produces the protein MAEPILRLKGIRRELELSKDVRQTIIPNLSLDIFKGEFVAITGPSGSGKSTLLYIMGGLDKPTFGEVWLDGQEITAISEAEMTVIRNEKIGFIYQFHFLLPEFNSLENVMMPMLIQRRFSKKEIRDRAKHLLDMVGLENKYTNKPSQLSGGQQQRVAIARALANEPKVLLGDEPTGNLDSRSANNVYELFDRLNRELNQTVIVVTHDEDFANRAGRRIHLVDGKIESDTNGSRRSASA, from the coding sequence ATGGCCGAACCTATTCTCAGACTCAAAGGTATCCGCAGGGAACTCGAACTCTCGAAGGATGTTCGCCAGACGATCATTCCCAATCTTTCGCTCGACATCTTCAAGGGTGAGTTCGTGGCCATTACCGGGCCGTCCGGTTCGGGCAAATCCACGCTGCTCTACATCATGGGCGGGCTCGACAAGCCGACCTTTGGCGAGGTGTGGCTCGACGGGCAGGAGATCACCGCTATCAGCGAGGCCGAGATGACCGTCATCCGCAACGAAAAGATCGGTTTCATCTACCAGTTCCACTTCCTGCTTCCAGAGTTCAATTCGCTTGAAAACGTGATGATGCCGATGCTGATTCAGCGCAGGTTCAGCAAGAAGGAGATTCGAGACCGGGCCAAACACCTGCTCGACATGGTGGGTCTCGAAAACAAATACACCAACAAGCCCAGCCAGCTCTCCGGCGGCCAGCAGCAGCGTGTCGCTATCGCTCGGGCGCTGGCAAATGAGCCGAAGGTGTTGCTCGGCGACGAGCCGACCGGCAACCTCGATTCGCGCTCGGCCAACAACGTCTATGAGCTGTTCGACCGCCTGAACCGTGAGCTGAACCAGACCGTCATTGTTGTCACGCACGACGAGGATTTCGCCAACCGCGCGGGCCGCCGCATTCACCTTGTTGACGGCAAAATCGAAAGCGACACCAACGGTTCCCGGCGCTCGGCTTCGGCGTGA